A window from Cyanobacteria bacterium FACHB-DQ100 encodes these proteins:
- the groL gene encoding chaperonin GroEL (60 kDa chaperone family; promotes refolding of misfolded polypeptides especially under stressful conditions; forms two stacked rings of heptamers to form a barrel-shaped 14mer; ends can be capped by GroES; misfolded proteins enter the barrel where they are refolded when GroES binds), giving the protein MAKRIIYNENARRALERGMDILAEAVAVTLGPKGRNVVLEKKFGAPQIVNDGVTIAKEIELEDHVENTGVSLIRQAASKTNDAAGDGTTTATVLAHAIVKEGMRNVAAGANAILLKRGMDKATTFLVDKIAAHARPVEDSKAIAQVGTISAGNDEEVGQMIASAMDKVGKEGVISLEEGKSMTTELEVTEGMRFDKGYISPYFATDTERMEAVMDEPFLLITDKKITLVQDLVPVLEQVARAGRPLIIIAEDIEKEALATLVVNRLRGVLNVAAVKAPGFGDRRKAMLEDIAVLTGGQLITEDAGLKLDTTKLDQLGKARRVTITKENTTIVAEGNEAQVKARVEQIRRQMDETDSSYDKEKLQERLAKLAGGVAVIKVGAATETEMKDRKLRLEDAINATKAAVEEGIVPGGGTTLAHLAPDLESWASSSLSGEELIGAQIVARALTAPLKRIAENAGQNGAVIAERVKEKEFNVGYNAATGEFVDMLEAGIVDPAKVTRSALQNAASIAAMVLTTECIVVDKPEPKDGAAAGAGAGGGMGDFDY; this is encoded by the coding sequence ATGGCTAAGCGCATCATCTACAACGAAAACGCTCGTCGCGCTCTGGAGCGCGGTATGGACATCCTTGCCGAAGCCGTTGCTGTCACTCTAGGCCCTAAAGGTCGCAACGTGGTTCTGGAGAAGAAGTTCGGCGCACCTCAGATCGTGAACGACGGTGTAACGATCGCCAAAGAAATCGAACTCGAAGATCACGTTGAAAACACGGGCGTTTCCTTGATTCGTCAAGCAGCTTCTAAAACCAATGATGCGGCTGGAGACGGAACCACGACTGCAACCGTTTTGGCACACGCGATCGTCAAAGAAGGAATGCGGAACGTTGCCGCAGGTGCAAACGCAATCCTGCTGAAGCGCGGCATGGACAAAGCAACAACCTTCTTGGTAGACAAGATTGCTGCTCATGCGCGTCCAGTTGAAGACTCAAAAGCGATCGCACAAGTCGGTACAATCTCTGCCGGAAACGATGAAGAAGTCGGTCAAATGATCGCGTCCGCAATGGATAAAGTCGGCAAAGAAGGCGTAATCTCGCTGGAAGAAGGCAAGTCGATGACGACTGAACTCGAAGTCACCGAAGGGATGCGCTTTGACAAAGGTTACATCTCGCCCTACTTCGCAACCGACACCGAGCGGATGGAAGCAGTGATGGATGAGCCGTTCTTGCTGATCACCGATAAGAAGATCACCCTGGTTCAAGACCTCGTTCCGGTGCTCGAACAGGTGGCGCGTGCAGGTCGTCCGCTGATCATCATTGCAGAAGACATCGAGAAAGAAGCACTGGCAACTTTGGTTGTGAACCGTTTGCGCGGTGTGCTGAACGTGGCTGCGGTGAAAGCTCCTGGATTCGGCGATCGTCGTAAGGCAATGCTCGAAGATATCGCAGTTCTCACGGGCGGTCAGTTGATCACTGAAGATGCAGGTCTGAAGCTCGACACCACCAAACTCGATCAGTTGGGTAAAGCGCGTCGTGTCACCATCACTAAAGAAAACACGACGATCGTTGCAGAAGGCAATGAAGCGCAAGTGAAAGCTCGCGTTGAGCAAATCCGCCGTCAAATGGACGAAACCGATTCTTCCTACGACAAGGAAAAGCTGCAAGAGCGCTTGGCTAAGTTGGCGGGTGGTGTTGCAGTGATCAAAGTTGGTGCAGCAACCGAAACCGAAATGAAGGATCGTAAGCTCCGCCTTGAAGACGCGATCAACGCAACCAAAGCGGCTGTTGAAGAAGGTATCGTTCCCGGTGGTGGTACAACCTTGGCTCACTTGGCTCCGGATCTCGAATCCTGGGCATCGAGCAGCCTCAGCGGCGAAGAGTTGATCGGCGCACAAATCGTGGCTCGTGCATTGACGGCTCCTCTGAAGAGAATTGCTGAAAACGCAGGTCAAAACGGTGCGGTGATTGCTGAGCGCGTCAAAGAGAAAGAATTCAACGTCGGCTACAACGCTGCAACGGGTGAATTCGTTGACATGCTCGAAGCAGGTATCGTTGACCCTGCTAAGGTGACTCGTTCTGCACTTCAGAATGCGGCTTCGATCGCAGCAATGGTGCTGACGACCGAGTGTATTGTGGTTGACAAGCCTGAACCGAAAGATGGTGCTGCGGCTGGCGCTGGTGCTGGCGGCGGTATGGGCGACTTCGATTACTAA
- the groES gene encoding co-chaperone GroES yields MAAISLSVSTVTPLGDRVFVKVSEAEEKTAGGIILPDNAKEKPQVGEIVAVGNGKLNEKGERQPMEVQVGNKVLYSKYAGTDIKLGGDDYVLLSEKDILAVVS; encoded by the coding sequence ATGGCAGCCATCTCTCTTAGCGTGTCCACCGTAACACCGTTGGGCGATCGCGTATTCGTGAAAGTGAGCGAAGCTGAAGAAAAAACCGCAGGCGGCATCATCTTGCCCGACAACGCTAAAGAAAAGCCCCAAGTTGGCGAAATCGTAGCGGTTGGTAATGGCAAGCTCAACGAGAAGGGCGAACGTCAGCCCATGGAAGTGCAAGTCGGTAATAAAGTGCTGTACTCCAAGTATGCCGGAACCGACATCAAACTCGGTGGCGACGATTACGTTTTGCTGTCTGAAAAAGACATTCTGGCAGTCGTTTCATAG
- a CDS encoding N-acetyltransferase translates to MQVRAERLEDIEAVRRVNIAAFGQSGEADLVDRLRPITPTLSLVAVASDQIVGHIFFSPVAIDNTALFIFGLAPVAVLPNYQRQGIGTLLIQQGLTECDRLGCKAVVVLGHPEYYSRFGFIPAKRKGLRCEYTVPDEAFMVLELESGVLDSCEGIVRYRSEFNALE, encoded by the coding sequence ATGCAAGTTCGAGCGGAAAGACTGGAAGATATCGAAGCAGTCCGTCGAGTAAATATTGCTGCGTTTGGGCAATCGGGAGAGGCAGATTTAGTCGATCGATTGCGCCCCATTACCCCAACCCTTTCCCTTGTTGCAGTTGCATCCGATCAAATTGTTGGGCACATCTTCTTTAGTCCAGTTGCGATCGACAACACTGCTCTATTTATTTTCGGACTTGCACCGGTCGCAGTTCTACCCAATTATCAGCGACAAGGCATTGGAACATTGCTGATTCAACAGGGTTTAACGGAGTGCGATCGCTTAGGCTGCAAAGCGGTTGTCGTGCTAGGTCATCCTGAATATTATTCGCGCTTTGGGTTTATTCCAGCTAAGCGTAAGGGATTGAGATGTGAGTACACAGTCCCAGATGAAGCGTTTATGGTGCTGGAGTTAGAAAGCGGTGTATTAGATAGCTGCGAGGGAATTGTGAGATATCGATCGGAGTTTAATGCTCTGGAATAA
- a CDS encoding phosphoribulokinase, which translates to MSQRPIILGIVGDSAAGKTTLTRGIAQVLGEENVTIICTDDYHKYDRAQRAQIGITALHPDCNHLDIMQQHLALLRSGQPILKPNYSHKTGTFEAPTYIKPNRFIIIEGLLGYSTRTARDCYDVKVYLAPPESLRAQWKIKRDTQKRGYTEEQVLEELRKREPDSAEYIRPQRAWADMVVSFCPPEPSPNVNGHLNVKLVLRPTIPHPELTRVVGDDAPTRSAIRLGLDRDMSKPVDVLEIDGHATKDQVVDLEHFICDELPALSNVCNPTGDTELGKVSGTTGEMIQSYPLAMTQLLIVYHMLKATKAL; encoded by the coding sequence ATGTCACAGCGCCCAATTATTCTTGGTATCGTTGGCGATAGTGCGGCTGGGAAGACGACGCTAACTCGTGGAATTGCTCAAGTGCTGGGTGAAGAGAACGTAACGATCATTTGCACCGATGATTATCACAAGTACGATCGCGCTCAACGCGCTCAGATTGGCATCACTGCCCTGCACCCGGACTGTAATCATCTAGACATTATGCAGCAGCATTTAGCGCTGTTGCGATCGGGTCAGCCCATTCTCAAGCCAAATTACAGCCACAAGACTGGAACGTTTGAAGCCCCCACCTATATCAAGCCGAATCGCTTCATCATTATCGAAGGCTTGCTAGGGTATTCGACTCGTACAGCCCGCGATTGCTATGACGTGAAGGTATACCTTGCGCCGCCAGAATCCCTGAGAGCGCAATGGAAAATTAAACGCGATACGCAAAAACGGGGTTACACCGAAGAGCAAGTTTTAGAAGAGTTACGCAAGCGCGAACCGGATTCAGCCGAGTATATTCGTCCGCAACGGGCTTGGGCGGATATGGTCGTCAGCTTTTGTCCACCGGAGCCGTCTCCGAATGTGAATGGTCACTTAAATGTGAAATTGGTGCTACGTCCTACGATTCCGCATCCGGAGCTGACGCGAGTGGTTGGGGATGACGCACCCACACGATCAGCGATTCGATTGGGACTCGATCGCGATATGAGTAAACCTGTCGATGTGTTGGAGATTGACGGACACGCAACAAAAGATCAGGTTGTGGATCTAGAGCACTTTATTTGCGATGAGCTTCCGGCACTGTCGAATGTGTGCAATCCGACTGGTGATACTGAACTCGGGAAGGTATCGGGAACCACGGGCGAGATGATCCAGAGCTATCCCTTAGCCATGACGCAATTGTTGATTGTGTATCACATGCTCAAGGCAACGAAAGCGCTCTAA
- a CDS encoding 2-phosphosulfolactate phosphatase family protein → MKFSVFHTPELTPGQNAADCAIAIDVLRATSTIATALFAGADAVHVFSDMEKLVQESEALPPEKRLRAGERGGSKVEGCDLGNSPLDCTPDLMSGKQLFISTTNGTRALQKIQACPTVLAAALINRHAVVKYLVEHQPETVWIVGAGWEGSFALEDTVCAGAIVQSVADQLGCPLEDLVGNDELVGAVSLYQQWQDNLLSLMYHASHGKRLLRLNCMEDLKYCSTLDSLDVLPIQAEIGTLVKHQALVRPLLDRTLSNAASR, encoded by the coding sequence ATGAAATTTTCAGTATTCCACACGCCCGAACTCACACCTGGACAAAACGCTGCTGATTGTGCGATCGCGATTGATGTACTGCGAGCAACCAGCACGATCGCGACTGCTCTGTTTGCTGGAGCGGATGCAGTTCATGTCTTCAGCGATATGGAGAAGCTCGTCCAAGAAAGCGAGGCGCTACCCCCGGAGAAGCGTTTACGGGCAGGAGAACGAGGCGGAAGTAAGGTAGAAGGCTGCGATCTCGGTAACTCGCCGCTCGACTGTACGCCCGATTTGATGAGCGGAAAACAACTGTTTATTAGCACCACAAACGGAACTCGCGCCCTCCAGAAAATTCAAGCTTGTCCGACTGTATTGGCAGCGGCATTGATTAATCGTCACGCTGTCGTGAAATATCTGGTCGAGCATCAACCCGAAACGGTTTGGATCGTCGGGGCTGGCTGGGAAGGATCATTCGCGCTCGAAGATACCGTCTGTGCGGGTGCGATCGTGCAAAGCGTGGCGGATCAACTGGGCTGCCCGCTCGAAGATTTGGTCGGTAATGATGAACTGGTTGGCGCGGTTTCGCTTTACCAACAGTGGCAAGATAACTTGCTGAGCTTGATGTATCACGCAAGCCACGGTAAGCGATTGCTGCGGCTGAACTGCATGGAAGATCTGAAATATTGTTCAACGCTCGATTCGCTCGATGTTTTGCCGATTCAAGCTGAGATTGGAACCTTGGTAAAGCATCAAGCGTTGGTGCGTCCACTGCTTGACCGAACGCTCTCTAATGCTGCTTCGAGATAA
- a CDS encoding NDP-sugar synthase codes for MKAMILAAGKGTRVRPITYTIPKPMIPILQKPVMEFLLELLRQHGFDEIMVNVSHLANEIESYFKDGQRFGVQIGYSFEGRIVDGDLVGEAVGSAGGMKRIQDFSPFFDDTFVVLCGDALIDLDLTAAVKWHREKGSIATVIMKTVDRSEVPSYGVVVTDEDGRIKAFQEKPSVEEALSTNINTGIYIFEPEVLDYIPSGVEFDIGSQLFPKLVEMNAPFYGLPMDFEWVDIGKVPDYWQAIRGVLKGEIKNVPIPGREVAPGIYTGLNVSVNWDKVDIQGPVYIGSMTCIEDGAKIVGPAMIGHNCWICSGATVDNSVIFEWSRLGPGVRLVDKLVFGRFCVDKTGATIDVQAASLDWLITDARHEVPRHPAAEHQAIAELLNVDTKVAT; via the coding sequence ATGAAAGCCATGATTCTGGCGGCTGGGAAAGGCACACGGGTTCGACCAATTACGTACACGATTCCTAAGCCGATGATTCCGATCCTGCAAAAACCAGTGATGGAGTTTTTGCTGGAGTTGCTACGTCAACACGGCTTCGACGAAATCATGGTGAATGTGAGCCATTTGGCGAATGAGATCGAAAGCTATTTCAAAGATGGGCAGCGTTTCGGTGTCCAGATTGGCTATTCGTTTGAGGGTCGGATCGTAGACGGAGATCTTGTGGGCGAGGCAGTCGGCTCAGCAGGCGGGATGAAGCGCATTCAAGACTTCTCCCCCTTCTTTGACGATACGTTTGTGGTACTTTGTGGCGATGCTCTAATCGATTTGGATCTCACAGCAGCAGTGAAGTGGCATCGGGAGAAAGGATCGATCGCGACGGTGATTATGAAAACGGTCGATCGATCAGAAGTTCCAAGCTACGGTGTAGTTGTAACCGACGAAGACGGCAGAATCAAGGCATTTCAGGAAAAACCATCGGTTGAAGAAGCCTTAAGCACGAATATCAATACCGGGATCTACATTTTTGAACCCGAAGTTCTAGACTACATTCCATCCGGTGTTGAGTTTGATATCGGTAGCCAGTTATTTCCGAAGCTAGTGGAAATGAATGCACCGTTCTATGGATTGCCGATGGATTTTGAATGGGTCGATATCGGCAAAGTTCCAGATTATTGGCAAGCCATTCGCGGCGTTCTCAAAGGCGAAATCAAAAATGTTCCGATCCCAGGACGTGAAGTGGCTCCGGGAATTTACACGGGGCTAAATGTGTCAGTCAATTGGGACAAAGTGGATATTCAAGGCCCGGTTTACATTGGCAGCATGACTTGTATCGAGGACGGCGCGAAAATTGTAGGCCCTGCAATGATTGGACATAACTGCTGGATTTGTAGCGGTGCGACCGTGGATAACAGTGTCATTTTTGAATGGTCGCGTTTAGGGCCAGGAGTGCGATTGGTCGATAAGCTGGTCTTCGGGCGGTTCTGTGTAGACAAGACAGGCGCAACGATCGATGTCCAAGCCGCTTCACTCGACTGGCTGATCACCGATGCGCGTCATGAAGTGCCAAGACATCCCGCCGCAGAACATCAAGCGATCGCGGAACTGTTGAATGTCGATACCAAGGTTGCAACTTGA
- a CDS encoding tetratricopeptide repeat protein, translated as MNGRTFLDGKQSKQRTVNVGRANAVSRRSLKADRSLPKKSTRSQTVWLDPVAQDRLLRQQSLTDAKQGHYLEAIAGLTILIDRNPENATDYNNRGLVHFQCGHLDAAIEDYNKAIRLNSKLASAYNNRANYYASQGLLIEAITDYDRAIDLDPTNIRAWLNQGITFRDLELYSQAIENFEQALQITQLLSSPLNDHSVLEAHLYGARGRAHHLAGDWNFAIADYYRALERIPEADIAEKRLRMQVNRWMQELTN; from the coding sequence ATGAACGGTCGGACTTTTTTAGATGGCAAGCAATCGAAACAACGAACTGTGAATGTGGGTCGTGCGAATGCGGTGAGTCGTCGCTCTCTGAAAGCCGATCGCTCATTGCCCAAAAAGTCCACCCGTTCGCAAACGGTCTGGCTTGATCCCGTTGCTCAGGATCGCTTACTGCGCCAGCAATCCCTGACGGATGCGAAACAAGGTCACTATCTCGAAGCGATCGCAGGTTTGACCATTTTGATCGATCGCAATCCTGAAAATGCAACCGACTACAATAATCGCGGGTTGGTGCATTTCCAGTGTGGGCATTTGGATGCAGCGATCGAAGACTATAACAAGGCAATTCGCCTCAATTCTAAACTTGCGAGTGCCTACAACAACCGCGCTAATTACTACGCCTCTCAGGGGCTTTTAATCGAAGCGATCACAGATTACGATCGAGCAATTGATCTAGATCCGACCAATATTCGCGCTTGGCTGAATCAGGGAATTACGTTTCGCGATCTCGAACTGTATTCGCAGGCGATCGAGAATTTTGAACAGGCGCTGCAAATTACGCAACTGCTTTCCTCGCCGCTGAATGATCACTCGGTGCTAGAGGCACATCTCTACGGAGCGCGGGGTCGGGCACATCATTTAGCAGGCGACTGGAATTTTGCGATCGCGGATTATTACCGCGCCCTAGAGCGCATCCCGGAAGCTGACATTGCGGAAAAGAGATTGCGGATGCAGGTCAATCGCTGGATGCAGGAATTGACGAATTAG